The following are encoded together in the Flavobacterium sp. TR2 genome:
- the lpxB gene encoding lipid-A-disaccharide synthase, producing MKYYIIAGEASGDLHGSNLMKALYIEDPEAEIRFWGGDLMQKAGGTLVKHYRDLAFMGFIEVVFNLKTILNNIKICKKDITEFQPDVIIFIDYPGFNMRIAKWAKELGYKTHYYISPQIWAWKENRIKAIKQDVDKMYVILPFEKSFYEDKHHFPVDFVGHPLIDAIQNQPAFDEALFRKENNLGEKPIIAVLPGSRKQEITKMLSVMLSVVDDFQDYEFVIAGAPSQEYEFYQQFLKNKNVAFVSNKTYDLLRSSTAALVTSGTATLETALFKVPEVVCYKGSEVSYQIAKRIITLKYISLVNLIMDQEVVTELIQGDCNKKRIKEELQKLLEPSHRNKVLQNYDILEQKLGGVGASKNTAKLIVADLKQTN from the coding sequence ATGAAGTATTACATAATTGCAGGAGAAGCCTCTGGAGATTTACACGGTTCCAACTTAATGAAGGCATTATATATTGAAGATCCAGAAGCAGAAATTAGATTTTGGGGCGGAGACTTAATGCAGAAAGCAGGCGGAACTCTCGTAAAACACTATCGCGACTTGGCTTTTATGGGCTTTATTGAAGTGGTTTTCAACTTAAAAACCATTTTAAACAATATTAAAATCTGTAAAAAAGACATCACGGAGTTTCAGCCAGATGTGATTATTTTTATTGATTATCCGGGTTTTAATATGCGAATTGCTAAATGGGCAAAAGAACTGGGCTATAAAACACATTATTACATTTCTCCTCAAATTTGGGCTTGGAAAGAAAATCGAATTAAAGCGATCAAACAAGACGTTGATAAAATGTATGTGATTCTGCCTTTTGAAAAAAGTTTTTACGAGGACAAGCATCATTTCCCTGTCGATTTTGTTGGACATCCGCTTATTGATGCCATTCAGAATCAGCCTGCTTTTGACGAAGCATTATTTAGAAAAGAAAATAATCTTGGCGAAAAACCAATTATCGCTGTCCTGCCTGGAAGCCGCAAACAGGAAATTACTAAAATGCTAAGCGTAATGCTGAGTGTTGTTGATGATTTTCAGGATTACGAATTTGTAATTGCAGGTGCTCCAAGTCAGGAATACGAATTCTATCAGCAATTTTTAAAAAATAAAAACGTCGCATTTGTTTCGAATAAAACGTACGATTTATTGCGTTCTTCGACAGCTGCACTAGTAACTTCTGGAACGGCAACTCTTGAAACTGCGCTTTTTAAAGTGCCCGAAGTGGTTTGCTATAAAGGAAGCGAAGTTTCGTATCAGATTGCTAAACGAATTATTACCCTAAAATACATTTCTCTTGTAAATTTAATCATGGATCAAGAAGTGGTAACCGAATTGATTCAGGGTGATTGCAATAAAAAAAGAATTAAAGAAGAACTTCAAAAATTATTAGAGCCTAGTCATCGCAATAAAGTGCTGCAAAATTACGATATATTAGAACAAAAGTTAGGCGGAGTGGGCGCGAGTAAAAACACCGCGAAACTTATTGTTGCCGATTTAAAACAAACTAATTAA
- the surE gene encoding 5'/3'-nucleotidase SurE has protein sequence MKAEKPLILVTNDDGILAPGIRALISVMETIGDVIVVAPDKPQSAMGHAITVNNTLFIDKISKENDTIAEYSCSGTPVDCVKLAVNEILKRKPDLCVSGINHGSNSSINVIYSGTMSAAVEAGIEGIQAIGFSLLDFDWNADFEQIKSFVKKITLETLANKLPPGVVLNVNFPKLKESEIKGIKVCRQAKAYYAQKFDKRQTPFGKDYYWLAGKFVNEDKGEDTDEWALANGYISVVPVQFDLTAHHSIQQLNTWKLND, from the coding sequence ATGAAAGCTGAAAAACCACTTATATTAGTGACCAACGATGATGGTATTTTGGCTCCCGGAATTAGAGCCCTCATCAGCGTCATGGAAACGATTGGCGATGTCATTGTCGTTGCGCCAGACAAACCCCAAAGCGCGATGGGGCACGCGATTACAGTCAACAACACTTTATTCATCGATAAAATTTCTAAAGAAAATGACACAATTGCAGAGTACAGCTGTTCTGGAACTCCTGTAGATTGTGTAAAACTGGCAGTAAACGAAATCTTAAAGCGCAAACCCGATTTATGCGTTTCGGGAATCAACCACGGATCTAATTCTTCTATCAATGTTATTTACTCCGGAACCATGAGTGCGGCAGTAGAGGCAGGAATCGAGGGCATTCAGGCAATTGGTTTTTCTCTTTTGGATTTTGATTGGAATGCTGATTTTGAACAGATTAAATCTTTCGTAAAAAAAATCACATTAGAAACTCTGGCCAATAAACTGCCGCCGGGGGTTGTTTTAAACGTGAATTTTCCAAAATTAAAAGAATCTGAAATTAAAGGAATTAAAGTTTGCCGTCAAGCGAAAGCTTACTACGCACAGAAATTTGATAAAAGACAAACCCCTTTTGGAAAAGATTATTACTGGCTTGCAGGAAAATTTGTAAACGAAGATAAAGGAGAAGATACCGACGAATGGGCTCTGGCAAACGGATACATTTCTGTAGTTCCCGTGCAATTTGACTTGACTGCCCACCATTCTATCCAACAACTTAATACTTGGAAATTAAATGACTAA